The proteins below come from a single Miscanthus floridulus cultivar M001 chromosome 1, ASM1932011v1, whole genome shotgun sequence genomic window:
- the LOC136494822 gene encoding transcription initiation factor TFIID subunit 9-like yields MDAGGARPSAPSAAAAAAAGASAADEPRDALVVRELLRSMGLGEAEYEPRVVHQFLDLAYRYVGDVLGDAQVYADHAGKAQIDADDVRLAIQAKVNFSFSQPPPREVLLELARSRNRIPLPKSIAPPGSIPLPPEQDTLLAQNYQLLPPLKPPPQFEETEDENEESNPSLTPNPANSNPTFSQDQRNNEQQHTPQHGQRVSFQLNAVAAAAAKRPRMTIDQLNMG; encoded by the exons ATGGACGCCGGCGGCGCGCGTCCATCGGCACCTTCGGCCGCCGCTGCCGCAGCCGCGGGGGCCTCCGCCGCGGACGAGCCCCGGGACGCGCTGGTGGTGCGGGAGCTCCTGCGCTCGATGGGTCTCGGCGAGGCCGAGTACGAGCCCCGCGTAGTGCACCAGTTCCTGGACCTGGCCTACCGATACGTCGGAGACGTGCTCGGGGACGCCCAGGTCTACGCCGACCACGCCGGGAAGGCCCAGATCGACGCCGACGACGTCCGCCTCGCCATCCAGGCCAAGGTCAATTTCTCCTTctcccagccgccgccgcgcGAG GTTCTCCTTGAGCTGGCCCGGAGCCGGAACAGAATACCTCTGCCCAAATCAATTGCTCCTCCTGGCTCAATTCCCCTCCCACCTGAGCAGGATACACTGTTGGCCCAGAACTACCAACTCCTACCTCCGTTGAAGCCGCCACCTCAATTTGAGGAAACAGAGGATGAGAATGAAGAATCAAACCCAAGTCTGACGCCAAACCCAGCAAATTCTAATCCAACCTTCTCGCAGGATCAGAGAAATAACGAGCAACAGCACACTCCCCAGCATGGTCAGAGGGTTTCATTCCAACTCAATGCTGTGGCAGCTGCTGCTGCAAAGCGTCCTCGGATGACCATTGATCAGCTGAACATGGGCTAA